Proteins encoded together in one Branchiostoma floridae strain S238N-H82 chromosome 18, Bfl_VNyyK, whole genome shotgun sequence window:
- the LOC118405950 gene encoding glycoprotein 3-alpha-L-fucosyltransferase A-like codes for MWKKHLNVYMPSKEGKLCPTLPQCTFTTSAENIHTADAVIFENSQLPLTYLESEMPQTRSQHQYWIWLISECPNYLTINLNSYSAVFNWTITYRPDSDVSGAWGSQHLVYKRLKGADLDPNTDYSVGKTKLAVWFISKCSSRAHRILYAQELLKHLHVDIFGKCGKIVCDKQDFQCTVRHIRQYKFYLAFENMKCKQYITEKFWRHALGNNVVPVVLGAPKEDYELLTPPNSFIHVDDFESPKALADYLKLLNKDTEMYNSYFKWKTNPPKNIPVDDGVWCNLCRKLVGICPNTRKMYTNLDKWYRGENNDECEPVNGTYQEVHFTTDD; via the coding sequence atgtggaaaaaacatTTAAACGTGTACATGCCGAGTAAAGAAGGCAAGCTGTGTCCCACACTGCCACAGTGTACCTTTACGACGAGCGCAGAAAATATCCACACGGCCGATGCTGTTATCTTTGAAAACAGTCAACTTCCACTTACGTACCTCGAGTCAGAAATGCCACAAACACGTTCCCAACATCAATATTGGATCTGGCTGATTTCTGAATGCCCCAATTACCTCACAATAAATTTGAACTCTTATAGTGCTGTTTTTAATTGGACTATTACATACAGGCCTGACTCCGACGTATCCGGCGCCTGGGGATCTCAACATTTGGTGTACAAGAGACTTAAGGGTGCTGATCTTGATCCCAATACGGACTATTCCGTAGGAAAAACAAAGCTTGCCGTCTGGTTTATCAGTAAATGTTCATCAAGAGCTCATCGTATTTTGTATGCCCAGGAATTACTAAAGCATCTGCATGTTGACATCTTTGGTAAATGCGGAAAGATTGTCTGTGACAAACAAGACTTTCAATGCACAGTTAGACACATTAGGCAATACAAGTTCTACCTTGCGTTTGAAAACATGAAGTGTAAACAATACATAACTGAAAAATTTTGGAGACATGCACTTGGTAATAATGTTGTACCAGTTGTGCTTGGAGCCCCCAAAGAAGACTACGAGCTCTTGACACCTCCAAACTCCTTCATACACGTGGATGACTTCGAATCACCAAAAGCTTTAGCTGATTATTTAAAGCTACTTAACAAGGATACGGAGATGTATAATTCTTACTTCAAATGGAAGACtaaccccccaaaaaatatccCTGTGGATGATGGAGTCTGGTGCAACTTATGTAGAAAGCTAGTGGGAATATGCCCAAATACAAGAAAGATGTATACCAACTTAGATAAATGGTACAGAGGTGAGAACAATGATGAATGTGAACCAGTTAATGGCACATATCAGGAGGTGCATTTTACAACTGATGACTAG